Within the Echinicola sp. 20G genome, the region CTTTTTCGGTAGCAATCAATTGTTCTTTTACCTGAAGGATTTCCTCTTGCTGTTCCAGCAATTCTTTATTGCTTTTTATTTTTAGCTTCTGTCGGTTAAAAATCACCCAACCCAGCACACACATCAATACCACCAAAAAGACTAAAAGCCATTTTACCATGGCATCAAATTCCCGCATTTGCTCCAATTGGTTGATTTGTTGGTTTTTGGTGTAAAGATGATTTTGCGCTTCTTGAATGGCGATTTGCCGAGCAGATTCCTCCGAATATACTATTTCACTTAGTTGGCGGCTTTGCTCCAAAAAATTATAGGCATTTTCATAATCACGCATTTCGGCATATGCTTTTGAGATATCCACTATGGCGCTATTTTGTTGGTCCAAAAAACCTAGACGCGCACTCATTTCAGCAGCCATTTGAGAATAGCTTAGCCCTTTTTCTGGTTTTCTTGTTTTTCGAAAGACATCACCCAAATTATTGAGGTTACTGACTAAGCGTAAGCTGTCTCCAACAGCAATATTCAAAGTATAGGCTTTTTGGAAATTGAAATAGGCGGAATCATATTGCTCCAAATCTTCGAATATGCTTCCAATGTTTTCTCTAACAAAAGCTTTATGGCTTTGTAGACCCAATTCTTCGAAGATCTTTAGCGCTTCCCTTTGATGAGCCAAGGCTTTGGGATAATTGCCCATTTTCTCATACATCCCTCCAATAAAGCTTTTAGTTTCTGCTTCTCCTTCTCTATTCTTTAGGTTTTGATAAATAGAAAGCGCTTTTTCGTGACGCGCCACTGCATCTTCTGGGGTTTTTATTTTATAATAAACTTCTCCCAGGACATTATTTACTTGTGCTAAGTATAAATCCTGTTCAGCTGTTTCAAACAAATGTTCGGCTTCATAAAGTGCTTCTGAAGCAGGTTGATAAAGACCAAACTGTAAAAGAACCTTTCCGCGAATCAATTGGGCTTTTCCGATAATTGAATCCGCTCCATTGATTTGTTGTTTTTCCAAAACCTCAGTAGCCATTGCAAAGGCTTGCTCTGGGTTTCTTTTGGCGATAGATTGAGCTTCCCTCAACATTTGCGTGCTTTCTTCAGTTGTTTGAGCACTTAGCTTAGATATTAGAATGATCAAACAAAAAAAGCTAGAAAGTATGGTTCGAATCAAATGTTTCATAACCCGCAAATATCTAGCATATGGGAATAAAGTAGGTTATGTAAAAGTTTCGTTTTTATTAAGGTTAATCTTCATTTTATTTTAAAAAATCAATTGTATTTACTTGAAAACACACAGCTTGTCCAAGTGAAGCTCATTACATAAAAATGTCAAAGCAAATTGTTGTGTTTTAATATTTTACTTTGTGTTTCTATTGAAATTCCCCTTATCAATGATTAAGGTTTGGAGAAAACAATATGTCTGTTAATAAAGCCAGTGACATTATTTTGATCATTTGAGGCTATGCCTAGAAGTAGTTTATTCGGGTTTAGAAAGACCACTTTTAGCTACCTTTTAATCTATCCTTCACATATTCAATCTTGTGTTTTTGGTGAGCTTTGGGTAAGCCATCCTCTCCTAAGTTTACCATAATGATTTCATCAATGGTAATGATAGTTTCTCTGGTCATCTTATTTCTCACCTCACACTTTAAGGTGATAGAAGTTCTTCCAAATTTTATAGGTTCTATCCCAATTTCAATAATGTCATTGACTCGAGCCGAAGCCATGAAATTGATGGCGGACATGTACTTAGTTACTACGTGCTTGTTTTCCAATTGAATAATTGCGTAGAGTGCGGCCTCTTCGTCTATCCAAGCTAACAAGCGTCCTCCAAACAATGAATTATTGGCATTAAGGTCTTCTGGTTTGATCCATTTTCTAGTGTGAAATCTCATAAATTTGTTTTAGTTTGAAACATTAGTTTTCCACAAATAATTTCGTTAAGGAAATATACTTTTTAAAAAAGATTTGAGGCTAAAGTCATTTTAGCATAGATAAGGGTTTAAGTTTTTAAAATTTGCAAAGTGATTTAGGGAGTATGGAAGAGAACTTAAACTCTAGAATTAATTTCTGGATAAATGGTTTGAAACGAATCACAATCACCAATACTTTTTGTTTAGATAAAAGGTCATTCAAACACTAGAGTTATCGAATATTATCCTACGGTTTCTATCAATATAGGTTCAATACCAGTCTTTTCGAGACGGTTCAATTTGAAGATATTTGTTTTATGCCGCAGTTGCCAAGTCATTTGGATATTGAAAGAAGGGAATCATTCATAATGATTTGTCATTATTTTTTTGATGGTCGGATTATTTTAAATTGAATATTTTAATCGAATAATGTTTCTTTCAATTTTATTGAAAGAAACATTCAGTATAAAAATCTTAATGCTGCACAGAGAAATAGGTTGTTGTTGTAAAATGTATGTATAAAGTAATCCAATGAAGGTTATTTGTGTGTGAAATGAGGTTAGGAATTAATTTATTTTCCTTTGAATATACTTCTTTAAAGTTTAGTTTGCATTGTAATTAGTACGTTTTAAAATCTGAGTTTGAATTCTTTTAATATTAAAAAGCGCAACTATGAAAAACACAATTCCTAAGCAGACTGCCAAGAAGTGGATGCAACGATGGAAAAAAATGGAAAAGGATTATAATAAAAAGACACCGGTCAATGGATTTTTGGTACCCATGATAGATCTCCAGGAAGTCATGGCCGAATTGGGAGCCACCAATGTCAGGACTTATTTAGGAATAGACGATAATGATACAGAGAAACTTTTGATAGTGGGTGTAGATGCCAATGGAAATGATATGGTAAATGAGGAAGAGGGGCAGTATGTATATGATTTTACCAGTCCATGTCCACCGGATTGTGGAGAGATGGATCCTGATGGTTTGTTGAGTCTGGACATGAATTAATAATTGTTTGACCTGCTTCAAAGTGTGAACTATGTATGGAATAATTCACTATTTAAATCTTATTACTTTGACTGGAGCAGTGTTTTTTGGTTGGAAGTATTATGCCAAAAGTAATCTTCCAACCAAAATTTTCACCATTACTTTTTCTCTTGTTTATTTAATTCAAATATCTAGCTTCTTACTGGCTAGATTAGGAATAAATAACTTGTTGTTATTTCATTTTTATTTTGCCTTTCAATTAATAGGTTATGGATTGTTTTACTGGAAGATTCTAAATAACCGAAAGGTTAAGATTCTTTTGTTAGTTGGACTCATTCTATGTGTCGGGTTAATAGGTTATGAATACAGTTCCAAATGGAACAATTTAAGTGGGGTTTTTGGGGGATACTCATATTTTAGCATGAATCTCTTATTTGTTTTCGCTTCTATTTTCCATTTGGTAAACGGTGTGATTAATAATCAAGAAGAAAATTTCAGGTTCATCAATTACGGAATGGTTGTTTATCTAGGAGGTAGCTCGATTATATTTTTGTTAGGGGAGAGCCTTT harbors:
- a CDS encoding tetratricopeptide repeat protein; the encoded protein is MIILISKLSAQTTEESTQMLREAQSIAKRNPEQAFAMATEVLEKQQINGADSIIGKAQLIRGKVLLQFGLYQPASEALYEAEHLFETAEQDLYLAQVNNVLGEVYYKIKTPEDAVARHEKALSIYQNLKNREGEAETKSFIGGMYEKMGNYPKALAHQREALKIFEELGLQSHKAFVRENIGSIFEDLEQYDSAYFNFQKAYTLNIAVGDSLRLVSNLNNLGDVFRKTRKPEKGLSYSQMAAEMSARLGFLDQQNSAIVDISKAYAEMRDYENAYNFLEQSRQLSEIVYSEESARQIAIQEAQNHLYTKNQQINQLEQMREFDAMVKWLLVFLVVLMCVLGWVIFNRQKLKIKSNKELLEQQEEILQVKEQLIATEKENRQLLELKMETEEQAHSKSLTAQTLHLIDKNQMLEGIQVKLKSILEENPKDQKKKIRNLIKEIDFNFSHDTDWDDFKLNFEKVHQDFFRNIQQRTGGLTPAEMKLASLMRLNLSSKEIASSLGISMDSLRISRYRLRKKLNMEKGDSLQQFILCI
- a CDS encoding acyl-CoA thioesterase, with product MRFHTRKWIKPEDLNANNSLFGGRLLAWIDEEAALYAIIQLENKHVVTKYMSAINFMASARVNDIIEIGIEPIKFGRTSITLKCEVRNKMTRETIITIDEIIMVNLGEDGLPKAHQKHKIEYVKDRLKGS